The proteins below are encoded in one region of Planctopirus limnophila DSM 3776:
- a CDS encoding serine/threonine-protein kinase: MADRGSKSQLAFPHRAGEAASGFSPTSAPPGSSDPHAESGVDPQAGQFPGQFPWQHDMAPAEPETVVRLPQPEQLSRSHSKSSAVTSRSGSRASDPRSAGGRSADGEPVENGLQDEPGELSGTRTVNADSYLLKRLFPNLAENNAGADQQPFEEMSLAHFQLISRLGVGGMGSVFLAEDEVLRRQVALKILSPGQSRDESSVARFQNEARAAASLDHPNVARVFSSGEDRGLHYIAYEYVEGRNLRDRIRQTGRIDPEEAVYYTIQLAEALVHLSAMNVVHRDIKPSNILISRNGRVKLVDLGLARCQLSEESVELTVAGTTLGTFDYISPEQAKDPRTVDVRSDIYSLGCTLYHMLTGEPPYPEGTVLQKLLDHQGRESPDPAVKNRLVSPALSMLVRKMMASDRRKRYSSAEELLGDLTILARQMGIPTSGSVVMAPPRNRLQDGIRQNIGWLATVALLVMVVVLLDRFPQLFPVKKDARNNTWQSDGQSDSLTPVQVGATPLNPLERRPLPDTRSPLLANTPTGGTAPLARAQSQIAEGLSSRSNTFSQDSNLGASNPVSGQERPPVPAPVDLTGQGGASTGLAPQLPADQIRFPAEITSGAVRFPITSQRSNSEGITSTDSTNNPEAAISQNSSGNSSSRVNPISPLLIPFDDSFGTSSWLENIFSTKPSSSAGPANSGGSLPSVALPSAGTGQSRSQTENRTGLPESSLPRSLNGLSESTNSGKSVAATTGSSSTAPLMGSSAATDLNGSPDRTGPERIGPERIGPERAGPERAGPDQSLAERSLIDRSTAASSLVAAPVRIVDGKSFDSLEAACVSARSGDVIELRYQGRLLPSEKPIRLSGKSLTIRAAKGFRPTVRFAPQDSLQPSMITMTGGALAVINVDLEWDLPETVTADLWSLFSTQRIDKLSLQNVRITVRNPRQSAATVLRQSAPAGQAPTMIAGMKTGPGAASTPETTLSSCLIRGTSRFCTLDDPAPARYVVENSVIAVDDDIFRSMGLMDVMAEVDRVEINFNHVTVLTRQHFLKLGSGDDFSVSLTPLAVTLRNSILAVGHGKPLILQQGMAGETDLRRFLSWSGERNFYDAIEPIWQTSNAAYKMKFDKWKQFWSVGGELSSSQNLAIEWRGRWMLKPFDTLIPEDVELDATSDSNPLLNAATDGTDVGVNWQTLPHHYPIEAP; encoded by the coding sequence ATGGCGGATCGTGGCTCCAAATCGCAACTCGCCTTCCCTCACCGGGCAGGCGAAGCTGCATCTGGATTTTCACCCACTTCCGCTCCACCGGGCTCAAGTGATCCTCATGCCGAATCTGGTGTTGATCCTCAGGCCGGGCAGTTCCCAGGTCAGTTCCCCTGGCAGCATGACATGGCCCCAGCCGAACCTGAAACTGTCGTGCGGCTTCCTCAGCCCGAACAACTCTCCCGGAGCCACTCAAAAAGTTCTGCTGTGACTTCCCGTTCTGGTTCCAGAGCTTCTGATCCCCGATCAGCCGGTGGGAGATCAGCGGACGGGGAGCCTGTTGAAAACGGTTTGCAGGACGAGCCGGGCGAGCTCTCGGGAACTCGCACTGTCAATGCGGATTCCTATCTGCTCAAGCGGCTCTTCCCCAACTTGGCAGAGAACAACGCCGGTGCTGATCAGCAGCCCTTCGAAGAGATGTCACTGGCTCACTTCCAACTCATCTCGAGGCTGGGTGTCGGCGGGATGGGTTCGGTGTTTCTGGCAGAAGACGAAGTTCTGCGGCGTCAGGTAGCCCTGAAGATTCTATCTCCTGGACAATCGCGCGATGAGTCGAGCGTCGCCCGCTTTCAGAATGAAGCACGCGCTGCTGCCTCACTCGATCATCCCAATGTGGCCCGTGTCTTCTCGAGTGGTGAAGATCGTGGTCTGCATTACATTGCTTACGAGTATGTCGAAGGTAGAAATCTGCGAGATCGTATCCGGCAGACAGGCCGCATCGATCCTGAAGAGGCCGTCTACTACACGATTCAACTGGCCGAAGCGCTGGTTCATCTTTCGGCCATGAATGTCGTGCATCGCGATATCAAACCCTCAAACATCCTGATCAGTCGCAATGGTCGGGTCAAACTGGTTGACCTGGGGTTGGCCCGCTGCCAGCTCAGTGAGGAATCGGTAGAACTCACGGTCGCGGGAACCACACTGGGCACGTTTGATTACATCTCACCGGAGCAGGCCAAAGACCCCCGCACTGTCGATGTCCGCAGTGATATCTATTCACTGGGGTGCACGCTCTATCATATGCTCACGGGTGAGCCACCCTATCCTGAGGGGACCGTGCTGCAGAAGCTGCTGGATCATCAGGGCCGGGAATCTCCTGATCCTGCCGTCAAGAACCGCCTCGTCTCACCGGCACTCTCGATGCTGGTCCGGAAGATGATGGCCAGTGACCGACGCAAGCGCTATTCCTCAGCCGAAGAACTGCTGGGCGATTTGACAATCCTCGCTCGGCAGATGGGTATTCCCACTTCGGGATCGGTGGTCATGGCGCCGCCGCGCAATCGTCTGCAGGATGGAATTCGACAAAACATCGGCTGGCTGGCCACGGTCGCCCTGCTGGTGATGGTCGTTGTACTCCTGGATCGCTTTCCACAGCTCTTCCCCGTGAAGAAAGATGCTCGTAACAACACCTGGCAGTCCGATGGCCAGAGCGATTCTTTAACTCCTGTTCAGGTGGGAGCAACCCCTCTCAACCCGCTGGAGCGACGTCCCCTTCCAGACACGCGAAGTCCTCTGCTGGCAAACACCCCGACGGGTGGTACTGCGCCTCTCGCTCGTGCTCAATCACAAATCGCTGAGGGGCTCAGTTCCCGTAGCAATACTTTCTCGCAAGACAGCAATCTCGGGGCGAGCAACCCGGTTTCTGGCCAGGAGCGCCCGCCAGTTCCGGCACCTGTTGATCTGACAGGGCAGGGTGGAGCAAGCACTGGTCTTGCTCCTCAACTCCCGGCTGATCAAATTCGTTTTCCCGCCGAGATCACATCTGGAGCCGTACGTTTCCCGATCACGTCGCAGCGATCAAACTCAGAGGGGATCACTTCCACTGACTCGACGAATAATCCTGAGGCTGCCATCTCGCAGAATTCCAGTGGCAATTCATCAAGTCGTGTGAACCCGATTTCGCCACTGCTGATCCCATTCGATGATTCATTCGGCACTTCCAGTTGGCTGGAGAACATCTTTTCGACCAAGCCTTCCTCCAGCGCAGGTCCAGCCAATTCAGGGGGATCACTTCCCAGCGTAGCACTACCCAGTGCAGGAACCGGCCAGTCGAGATCACAGACAGAAAATCGAACCGGTCTCCCCGAGAGTTCACTTCCTCGCTCTCTCAATGGGCTGTCGGAAAGCACGAATTCGGGGAAGTCAGTTGCTGCGACAACGGGTTCTTCCAGCACTGCACCCTTAATGGGTAGTTCTGCGGCGACGGATCTGAATGGCAGCCCAGATCGCACTGGCCCAGAGCGCATTGGCCCAGAGCGCATTGGCCCAGAGCGTGCTGGCCCAGAGCGTGCTGGCCCTGATCAAAGTCTGGCGGAACGATCTCTGATCGATCGCTCGACAGCGGCCTCCAGTCTCGTGGCGGCACCAGTGCGGATTGTCGATGGCAAAAGTTTTGACAGTCTGGAAGCAGCCTGTGTCTCTGCCAGATCAGGCGATGTCATCGAATTGCGGTATCAGGGGCGTCTGCTCCCTTCCGAGAAACCGATCCGACTTTCGGGAAAATCACTCACCATTCGGGCAGCGAAAGGGTTCCGCCCCACAGTCCGATTTGCTCCTCAAGACAGTCTCCAACCCAGCATGATCACCATGACGGGCGGGGCTCTGGCGGTTATCAATGTCGATTTGGAATGGGATCTCCCGGAAACGGTCACGGCCGATTTGTGGTCTCTATTCAGTACGCAGCGAATCGACAAACTCTCATTGCAGAATGTCCGGATCACAGTCCGCAATCCTCGTCAATCGGCTGCCACTGTATTGAGGCAATCGGCACCCGCCGGGCAGGCTCCTACGATGATTGCAGGGATGAAGACTGGTCCCGGAGCAGCCAGTACTCCCGAAACCACATTGTCCAGCTGCCTGATTCGTGGCACTTCAAGGTTCTGCACTCTCGATGATCCTGCCCCCGCCCGGTACGTCGTCGAGAATTCGGTGATTGCTGTCGATGATGATATTTTTCGCTCGATGGGTCTTATGGATGTCATGGCGGAAGTGGACCGCGTGGAAATCAATTTCAACCACGTGACCGTCTTGACCCGACAACACTTCCTGAAGCTGGGGAGTGGAGATGATTTCTCTGTGAGCCTGACTCCACTGGCAGTCACGCTGCGCAATTCGATTCTGGCGGTCGGGCATGGAAAGCCACTGATTCTGCAGCAGGGAATGGCTGGTGAAACCGATCTCCGCAGGTTCCTGTCCTGGTCGGGTGAACGAAATTTCTATGATGCCATCGAGCCGATCTGGCAGACTTCCAACGCGGCCTACAAAATGAAATTCGATAAATGGAAGCAATTCTGGAGTGTCGGTGGAGAACTCTCATCCTCACAGAACCTGGCCATTGAATGGCGCGGACGCTGGATGCTCAAACCCTTCGATACGCTCATCCCTGAAGATGTGGAACTCGACGCCACCAGTGATTCCAACCCGCTGCTCAATGCTGCGACCGATGGCACTGATGTCGGTGTCAACTGGCAGACACTGCCACATCACTACCCCATCGAAGCCCCATAA